A genomic region of Sarcophilus harrisii chromosome 6, mSarHar1.11, whole genome shotgun sequence contains the following coding sequences:
- the LOC100932478 gene encoding mas-related G-protein coupled receptor member A-like — translation MAGKLPDVFLCLCVPQGVGEEPGSMERGPPNMTVSLTPEYPGYGSDNSTQNSEGGSSSGSLKLYYWLDLLSLLIALFGLVGNGAVLWLLGFRIRRNPFSVYILNLAGADALFLCFFFLRSTLTLLIYDSAVTWKILSFLSYMSYTAGLSLLAAISTERCLSALFPLWYRCRRPKHTSAAVCAGIWALAGMVWPLSFFLWVHNFVVFITILGSWLLLLTCVLCVSSLTLLLRVQCRSLRRRPPNLYLLVLLTVLVFLLCGLPWGVGDFMPFYSKVGLLRVWLYDLLACVNSSVNPLIYFFVGRLGNRRREPLREVLQRALGDEQELGGGTTNTPHTSSAETTL, via the coding sequence ATGGCCGGGAAACTCCCTGATgtttttctatgtctctgtgtccCCCAGGGTGTCGGAGAGGAGCCCGGCTCCATGGAGCGCGGACCACCCAACATGACGGTGTCCCTCACACCTGAATATCCAGGATATGGTTCTGACAATTCAACGCAGAATAGTGAAGGTGGTAGTTCTTCTGGAAGCCTTAAGTTATATTACTGGCTGGACCTCCTCTCTCTGCTCATTGCCCTGTTTGGGTTGGTGGGGAACGGCGCTGTCCTGTGGCTTCTGGGCTTCCGCATCCGGAGGAACCCCTTCTCTGTCTACATCCTCAACCTGGCGGGGGCCGACGCcctcttcctttgtttcttctttcttagaTCCACACTTACACTTTTGATATATGATTCCGCTGTAACATGGAAAATTCTGTCATTCCTGTCATACATGTCCTACACTGCGGGCCTGAGCCTCCTGGCCGCGATCAGCACCGAGCGCTGTCTCTCCGCGCTCTTCCCCCTCTGGTACCGATGTCGCCGCCCCAAGCACACGTCGGCCGCGGTCTGCGCCGGGATCTGGGCTCTGGCCGGGATGGTCTGGccactatctttttttctttgggttcATAACTTTGTGGTCTTCATCACCATCCTGGGTTCGTGGCTCCTCCTCCTCACCTGCGTCCTGTGCGTGTCCAGCCTGACTCTGCTGCTGAGGGTCCAGTGCAGGTCCTTGCGCCGGCGGCCCCCCAATCTCTACCTCCTAGTGCTCCTCACGGTCCTCGTGTTCCTGCTCTGCGGCCTGCCCTGGGGGGTTGGGGATTTCATGCCTTTTTACTCCAAGGTAGGCCTCCTGCGTGTTTGGCTCTATGACCTCCTGGCCTGTGTGAACAGCAGTGTGAATCCCCTCATTTACTTCTTCGTGGGCAGACTAGGAAATAGGAGGAGGGAGCCTCTCAGGGAGGTGCTCCAGAGGGCCCTTGGGGATGAGCAGGAATTAGGAGGTGGGACAACAAACACTCCCCACACCAGCAGCGCAGAGACTACACTCTGA